One Lachnospiraceae bacterium C1.1 genomic region harbors:
- the lysS gene encoding lysine--tRNA ligase, protein MPEQDILAIKREKLKDLQDAGKNPFLITKYDVTHHTTEVKDKFEELENKEVSLAGRMMFKRKMGKASFCNLSDKEGKIQVYVARDSIGEEAYEEFKKMMDVGDIFGVKGTVFRTKTGEISIHAQELTLLSKSLLPLPEKFHGLTDTDTRYRQRYLDLIMNDEVKDTMIKRSKIIKLIRNFLDNKDFMEVETPMLVENAGGAAARPFTTYYNALSEERKLRISLELYLKRLIIGGLERVYEIGRVFRNEGTDTKHNPEFTLMELYQAYTDYNGMMDLTEEMFRYLAENVCGSAVITYADKEIDLSKPFRRLTMVDAIKEQTGIDFDTVNSDEEAKKIADEKKIAYEPHHKKGDIVNLFFDEFCEDKMIQPTFIMDHPIEISPLTKKKPEDPSKVERFELYINGWEMCNAYSELNDPIDQRERFAAQDALAAAGDEEANHTDEDFLTAMEYGMPPTGGIGYGIDRLCMLLTNSAAIRDVIAFPTLKSLSKDNTLDHAAAEDKSGFFTPNSQIDFSNVKIEPLFEEAVDFETFSKSDFRAVKVKDCVAVPKSKKLLQFTLDDGTGTDRTILSGIHAFYEPEELIGKTLVAITNLPPRAMMGIESCGMLLSAVNNLKDSEDEELHLLMVDNHIPAGAKLY, encoded by the coding sequence ATGCCTGAGCAGGATATTCTTGCGATAAAGAGAGAAAAACTGAAGGATCTTCAGGATGCGGGAAAGAATCCTTTCCTTATAACAAAATATGATGTAACACATCACACAACAGAAGTTAAAGATAAGTTCGAAGAGCTTGAGAACAAAGAAGTAAGCCTTGCAGGACGTATGATGTTCAAGCGTAAGATGGGTAAGGCTTCATTCTGTAACCTTTCCGATAAAGAAGGAAAGATACAGGTTTATGTAGCTCGTGATTCCATCGGTGAGGAAGCTTACGAAGAGTTCAAAAAGATGATGGACGTTGGAGATATCTTCGGCGTTAAGGGTACTGTTTTCAGAACCAAGACCGGCGAAATTTCCATACATGCCCAGGAGCTTACTCTTCTTTCAAAGAGCCTCCTTCCGCTTCCGGAGAAGTTCCACGGACTTACAGATACAGATACAAGATATCGTCAGAGATACTTAGACCTTATCATGAACGATGAAGTTAAGGATACCATGATCAAGCGTTCAAAGATCATCAAGCTTATCCGTAACTTCCTTGATAACAAGGACTTCATGGAAGTTGAGACGCCTATGCTCGTTGAGAACGCAGGCGGTGCCGCAGCTCGTCCTTTCACTACATATTACAATGCGCTCAGCGAGGAGAGAAAGCTTCGTATCTCACTCGAGCTTTATTTAAAGAGACTTATCATCGGCGGACTCGAGAGAGTTTACGAGATCGGCCGTGTTTTCCGTAACGAGGGAACAGATACAAAGCACAATCCTGAGTTCACACTTATGGAGCTCTACCAGGCATATACAGATTACAACGGAATGATGGATCTCACAGAGGAGATGTTCCGTTATCTTGCAGAGAACGTTTGCGGAAGCGCAGTTATCACATACGCTGACAAGGAGATCGACCTTTCCAAGCCTTTCCGCCGTCTCACAATGGTAGACGCTATCAAGGAGCAGACAGGCATCGATTTTGACACCGTTAACTCTGATGAAGAAGCTAAGAAGATCGCTGACGAGAAGAAGATCGCATACGAGCCTCACCACAAGAAGGGCGATATCGTAAATCTTTTCTTCGACGAGTTCTGCGAAGACAAGATGATCCAGCCTACATTCATCATGGATCATCCGATCGAGATCAGCCCTCTTACAAAGAAAAAGCCCGAGGATCCTTCAAAGGTTGAGCGTTTCGAGCTTTACATCAACGGTTGGGAAATGTGTAATGCTTACTCCGAGCTTAACGATCCTATCGATCAGAGAGAGCGTTTCGCAGCTCAGGATGCACTTGCTGCAGCCGGCGACGAAGAAGCTAACCACACTGACGAGGACTTCCTCACAGCTATGGAATATGGCATGCCTCCGACGGGCGGTATCGGTTATGGTATCGACAGACTCTGTATGTTGCTCACAAACAGCGCAGCCATCAGAGATGTAATCGCGTTCCCGACACTCAAGTCCCTCAGCAAGGATAACACTCTAGACCATGCAGCTGCAGAGGACAAGTCAGGGTTCTTCACACCGAACAGCCAGATCGATTTCAGCAACGTTAAGATCGAGCCTCTTTTCGAGGAAGCTGTTGATTTCGAGACCTTCAGCAAGTCTGATTTCAGAGCTGTAAAGGTTAAAGATTGTGTTGCCGTACCTAAGTCCAAGAAGCTTCTTCAGTTCACACTTGATGACGGAACAGGCACAGATCGTACGATTCTCAGCGGAATCCACGCATTCTACGAGCCTGAAGAGCTGATCGGAAAGACCTTGGTTGCAATCACCAACCTTCCGCCTAGAGCAATGATGGGTATCGAGTCCTGCGGTATGCTGCTTTCAGCAGTAAACAACCTTAAGGATTCAGAGGATGAGGAACTTCACCTTCTTATGGTTGATAACCACATCCCGGCTGGTGCAAAGTTGTACTAA
- the greA gene encoding transcription elongation factor GreA: protein MDAQPVVKKNIITYEGVQKLEAELEELKTVKRKEVARKISEAREQGDLSENAEYDAAKAEQAEYEARIGEIEAILKHAEVVTDEEGDDNKVRIGCKIKIMDMEYKEEMEYRIVGSTEANSLKGKISNESPVGKALLGHKVGDTVKVETKAGILKYKVLDISKSGE from the coding sequence ATGGATGCACAGCCTGTTGTAAAGAAAAACATTATCACTTATGAAGGCGTTCAGAAGCTCGAGGCAGAACTTGAAGAGCTCAAAACCGTCAAGAGAAAAGAAGTTGCAAGAAAAATTTCTGAGGCAAGAGAGCAGGGTGACCTGTCCGAGAACGCAGAGTATGATGCAGCAAAAGCTGAGCAGGCTGAGTACGAAGCCCGTATCGGAGAGATCGAGGCTATCCTTAAGCATGCTGAAGTTGTAACCGATGAAGAAGGCGACGATAACAAGGTTCGTATCGGCTGCAAGATCAAGATCATGGATATGGAATACAAGGAAGAGATGGAATATCGAATCGTTGGTTCCACAGAGGCAAACAGCCTTAAGGGCAAGATCTCTAATGAGTCTCCTGTAGGAAAGGCACTCCTCGGTCATAAAGTCGGCGATACAGTTAAGGTTGAGACAAAAGCAGGAATCCTTAAATATAAGGTTCTTGATATTTCAAAATCCGGCGAATAA
- a CDS encoding IS3 family transposase, translating to MLELSGEFPVKLLCEAMDINRSSFYYWKKHLGNPAPRTKNLIDNVQLFLEYHLKYPSHGYRWLNAKLRLDTGLILSDPYAHKCCKIAGIKSKAKHYKYKKPGDSGRVFPNLLSAELNIDGPLQCIVSDMTAFYVKGIYYELTLYMDLWNNEIVSYALSAKRGDRMTYISGLENLLELKKEHSEFQMILHSDQGSVYASKAFNDLLPMYVTRSMSRAGTPTDNAAMESINGWIKAELFMDFHVTGEKPVEQEIDDYIVFFNEQRPAYSLNYLTPKQYREAHAA from the coding sequence ATCCTTGAGTTATCCGGAGAGTTCCCCGTAAAACTCTTATGTGAAGCCATGGATATTAACCGCAGCAGCTTCTATTATTGGAAGAAACATCTGGGAAATCCTGCACCAAGGACTAAGAACCTTATTGATAATGTGCAGCTATTCCTGGAATACCACTTGAAATATCCCTCTCACGGATATAGATGGCTTAATGCCAAACTTCGTCTTGATACAGGCCTTATCTTATCTGATCCATATGCGCATAAATGCTGCAAGATTGCGGGAATAAAGAGCAAGGCCAAGCACTATAAGTATAAGAAACCGGGCGATTCGGGAAGAGTATTCCCGAATCTACTTTCAGCAGAGCTCAACATTGACGGACCGTTGCAGTGCATTGTCAGTGACATGACGGCATTCTATGTAAAAGGCATTTATTATGAGCTGACGCTATATATGGATCTCTGGAATAATGAGATTGTCAGCTATGCTTTATCGGCAAAACGCGGTGACCGCATGACTTACATAAGCGGCCTGGAGAATCTCCTTGAACTCAAGAAGGAACATTCCGAATTTCAGATGATTCTTCATAGCGATCAAGGATCTGTCTATGCATCAAAGGCATTCAATGATCTTTTGCCGATGTATGTGACTCGTTCCATGTCACGTGCCGGAACTCCTACGGACAACGCTGCTATGGAATCCATCAATGGCTGGATCAAAGCAGAGCTTTTTATGGATTTCCATGTCACCGGTGAGAAGCCGGTAGAACAGGAAATCGACGATTATATCGTCTTTTTCAATGAGCAGAGGCCTGCGTATTCACTTAATTACCTGACTCCAAAGCAGTACAGAGAAGCTCATGCAGCCTGA
- a CDS encoding nucleotidyl transferase AbiEii/AbiGii toxin family protein, with the protein MNLHDEVEKIKGEGYSEANAEAKLCQDIVLKAIAESGMGRNATIKGGVVMRSISKNARRATQDLDLDFIRYSISDDSIKRFIGKLNCLDGLKIGIAGNITELNHQDYKGKRITLTVEDTEGTMLSLKMDIGVHADLTLEQEEYAFDVGFQDDAVSLLINSRHQMITEKLKSLVRFGSRSTRYKDVFDIYYLKEEVDVDKLRGCIEKYIFADNTLRNVTSMDEVVKRTERVFTNKKYISDLEKSGKNWLGVSTDTVLKEDVDFLKSI; encoded by the coding sequence ATGAATTTACATGATGAAGTAGAAAAGATTAAAGGTGAAGGGTATAGTGAAGCAAATGCTGAAGCTAAGCTATGCCAGGATATAGTGCTTAAAGCAATTGCAGAGAGTGGAATGGGGAGAAATGCTACGATTAAGGGCGGTGTTGTAATGCGCAGTATTTCTAAGAATGCCAGACGTGCTACGCAGGATCTTGACCTTGATTTTATAAGATATTCAATTTCGGATGATTCTATTAAAAGATTTATAGGAAAGCTGAACTGTCTTGATGGCTTAAAGATTGGTATTGCAGGCAACATCACAGAGCTTAATCATCAGGACTACAAGGGGAAAAGGATTACACTAACCGTTGAAGATACAGAAGGAACAATGCTTTCCCTTAAGATGGATATAGGTGTTCATGCTGATCTTACCCTTGAACAGGAAGAATATGCTTTTGATGTAGGCTTCCAGGATGATGCAGTCAGCCTTTTGATTAATTCCAGACATCAGATGATTACTGAGAAATTGAAATCACTTGTAAGATTCGGAAGCCGTTCTACAAGATATAAAGATGTGTTTGATATTTATTATCTGAAGGAAGAGGTTGATGTTGATAAACTTAGGGGATGTATTGAAAAATACATTTTCGCCGATAATACTCTGAGAAATGTCACCTCGATGGATGAAGTGGTAAAGAGGACTGAGCGAGTATTTACTAATAAGAAATATATAAGTGATCTTGAAAAGTCTGGTAAAAATTGGCTTGGAGTGTCAACAGATACGGTGCTAAAAGAAGATGTGGATTTTCTAAAAAGTATTTAG
- a CDS encoding (deoxy)nucleoside triphosphate pyrophosphohydrolase encodes MKTVKVAAAVIKAKNKKGESIIFASQRGYGEFKDGWEFPGGKVEVNESSEEALKREIMEELETEISVGKLIDTIEYDYPNFHLSMDCFWCEILKGDLVLKEHEAARWLTKEELHDVDWLPADISLIDKISMTL; translated from the coding sequence ATGAAAACGGTTAAAGTCGCTGCGGCGGTTATAAAAGCTAAGAACAAAAAGGGCGAATCCATAATTTTTGCGAGCCAGAGAGGCTATGGCGAGTTTAAGGACGGATGGGAATTTCCGGGAGGAAAAGTCGAAGTAAATGAAAGTTCTGAGGAAGCCTTGAAGCGTGAAATTATGGAAGAACTTGAAACAGAAATTTCAGTGGGAAAGTTGATCGATACAATAGAGTATGATTATCCGAATTTCCATCTTTCGATGGATTGTTTCTGGTGTGAGATCTTAAAAGGTGATCTTGTCTTAAAAGAACATGAGGCTGCAAGGTGGCTGACAAAAGAGGAACTCCACGATGTGGATTGGCTTCCGGCAGATATCTCACTCATAGACAAAATCAGTATGACCCTATAA
- a CDS encoding helix-turn-helix transcriptional regulator, producing MNTQNMETIGGRLKALRLKEGLSQEQLADELSFGSKSMVSQYESNKRAITIDALLEYSNRFNVTTDWILKGVLAPAFVEPRELYKAFGYEDVIEVYSRIKDSQMQQVALAQLRVLAEF from the coding sequence ATGAACACACAGAACATGGAGACAATCGGAGGAAGATTGAAAGCACTGAGATTGAAGGAGGGACTTAGTCAGGAACAATTGGCGGATGAACTATCTTTTGGATCTAAGAGTATGGTATCGCAGTACGAGAGCAATAAAAGAGCAATCACAATTGATGCACTACTGGAGTATTCCAATAGGTTTAATGTGACAACAGACTGGATTCTTAAAGGCGTTTTAGCACCAGCGTTTGTAGAGCCGAGAGAGTTGTATAAAGCGTTTGGATATGAAGATGTGATTGAGGTGTATTCACGGATTAAGGACTCCCAGATGCAACAGGTGGCCTTGGCGCAGCTAAGAGTTTTAGCTGAATTTTAA
- a CDS encoding DUF6462 family protein: MGLENDNYYSVARRKEVREESRKLRKKFLRYKEAEIVYSIQHKKLLELADAAGALYRIDGYVLINREIFDEYLEQFHQPPKTKAKAAPKVSRWKK; this comes from the coding sequence ATGGGATTGGAGAACGACAACTATTACAGCGTGGCAAGACGAAAGGAAGTGCGGGAGGAATCACGGAAACTCAGAAAGAAGTTTCTGCGATACAAGGAAGCAGAAATCGTGTATAGCATTCAGCATAAAAAGCTGTTGGAACTGGCAGATGCTGCTGGAGCTCTGTACCGGATCGATGGATATGTATTGATCAATCGTGAAATATTTGATGAGTATCTGGAGCAATTTCATCAGCCACCGAAGACAAAGGCTAAGGCTGCACCGAAGGTCAGCAGGTGGAAGAAATGA
- a CDS encoding DEAD/DEAH box helicase produces the protein MSKTDKIRLGFETAYIDGSLASPLAYRPSFISNNHNEGKKVLSSIEDELLRCDKFQISVAFITMSGITPLLQTLKELEKRNIPGEILTTNYLNFSEPRALAKLNELKNIKLKMYDTEAAEEGFHTKGYIFKKDEIYRIIIGSSNITSAALTSNREWNTKLVSTEHGEMAKEVVAEFNELWTSSYSLDFDDFYENYKERYKIIKHQRELAKSEEIVSIDKFKLKPNSMQVGFIANLKKIIEAGEDRALLISATGTGKTYASAFAIRELGFKRILFLVHRGQLARQSKKSYEKVFAKTVSMGIVGAGYHEYDADFIFATVQTLNRDEHLLQYKSDAFDCIVLDEAHHVPADTYQKVMQHFNPKLWLGMTATPDKRDDNIDGRNVYELFNYQIAYEIRLQKAMEENLLCPFHYFGISDLAVIGDDKQSNYDFSNLSSDERVRHIIEQAEYYGYSGDKVKGLIFCRNIKETEELSAKFNKIINPDNGKNFRTIALNGSASEAERQEAFERLAMDEEYQSENKEPLDYIFSVEILNEGVDIVEVNQVIMLRPTQSPIVFIQQLGRGLRKAEGKEYVVILDFIGNYDNNFMIPIALSGDRTYNKDNIRRYIMEGGRVIPGASTVHFDEISKKKIFESIDKMATPLKLLKEKYQNLKDRLGHIPTIMEFYEQGEIDPIKFIEYTKESYHYFLLKNDKDYKIRFTENQHRLLSFISQILANGKRPHELLLLRSLIDSGKVDVEYLKNGLAKLGRKYSEKDFRSAVDMLRMSWINSPADKKKYERIEILDKNFLKSGTLTRASSYADLIADLLFRDELNDLINYGLARYEDLYKNTDEYGLVLYQKYSRKDVCRLLNWAKDDSSTLYGYRYKHGTCPIFVTYEKKEDISATTRYEDQFINDQLFSWMTRSRVSLESPESQSIIHSQENHEHIFLFIKKSDGEGTDFYYMGEVRPIDYEETTISDANGAKLPIMNFKMKLDMPVRQDIYDYLTK, from the coding sequence ATGAGTAAAACAGACAAGATCCGTTTAGGATTTGAAACTGCATATATAGATGGATCTCTGGCTTCGCCGTTAGCATATAGGCCGAGTTTTATTTCAAATAATCATAATGAGGGGAAGAAGGTCTTATCGTCCATAGAAGATGAGCTTTTGCGCTGTGACAAATTCCAGATCAGTGTGGCATTTATAACCATGAGTGGGATTACTCCGCTTTTACAGACACTGAAAGAGCTGGAGAAACGAAATATCCCGGGCGAGATCCTTACGACGAATTATCTGAATTTCAGTGAGCCAAGGGCACTGGCAAAATTAAATGAATTAAAAAATATAAAACTTAAAATGTATGACACGGAGGCAGCGGAAGAGGGCTTTCATACAAAAGGATATATATTTAAGAAAGATGAAATCTATCGGATAATTATCGGAAGTTCAAATATTACAAGTGCAGCGCTTACAAGTAATCGAGAATGGAATACTAAGCTGGTCTCCACTGAGCATGGAGAAATGGCGAAGGAAGTCGTTGCCGAGTTTAACGAATTATGGACATCTTCATATTCTCTGGATTTTGATGATTTTTATGAAAATTATAAAGAACGCTATAAAATCATCAAGCATCAGCGTGAACTTGCGAAGTCAGAAGAAATAGTTTCAATCGATAAGTTTAAGCTGAAACCAAACAGCATGCAGGTAGGCTTTATTGCAAATCTAAAAAAAATCATTGAAGCAGGTGAAGACAGAGCACTGCTGATTTCCGCTACAGGAACGGGCAAAACCTATGCATCGGCTTTTGCTATAAGAGAGCTCGGATTTAAGAGGATTTTATTCCTTGTTCACAGAGGTCAACTTGCAAGACAGAGCAAAAAATCTTATGAAAAAGTATTTGCAAAAACTGTTTCAATGGGAATTGTTGGAGCCGGTTATCATGAATATGATGCTGATTTTATTTTCGCAACAGTTCAAACATTGAATAGAGACGAGCATTTATTACAGTATAAAAGCGATGCCTTTGATTGTATAGTTTTGGATGAAGCTCACCATGTTCCGGCGGACACTTATCAAAAGGTAATGCAGCATTTTAATCCGAAGCTCTGGCTCGGTATGACAGCTACTCCGGATAAGCGAGATGATAATATTGATGGCAGAAATGTTTATGAGCTTTTTAATTATCAGATAGCTTACGAGATTCGCTTGCAGAAGGCGATGGAGGAAAATCTGCTTTGTCCATTTCATTATTTTGGAATAAGTGACTTAGCGGTTATCGGAGATGATAAGCAGAGTAACTATGATTTTTCAAATCTAAGCTCTGATGAACGTGTGAGACATATTATCGAACAGGCAGAGTATTATGGTTATAGTGGAGACAAGGTCAAAGGTCTTATTTTCTGCAGAAATATTAAGGAGACAGAGGAGCTTTCTGCTAAATTTAATAAAATAATAAATCCTGATAATGGTAAAAATTTCAGAACAATAGCATTGAATGGCAGTGCTTCTGAGGCTGAGAGGCAGGAGGCATTTGAGCGTCTTGCTATGGATGAGGAATATCAGTCAGAAAATAAAGAACCACTGGATTATATTTTTTCTGTAGAAATCTTAAATGAGGGTGTGGATATTGTTGAGGTGAATCAGGTAATAATGCTGCGCCCAACTCAGTCGCCGATAGTATTTATCCAACAGCTGGGACGTGGACTTAGAAAAGCGGAGGGAAAAGAATACGTCGTTATTCTTGATTTTATAGGAAATTATGATAACAACTTCATGATTCCAATTGCTTTATCCGGAGACAGGACTTATAACAAGGACAATATCCGCAGATATATAATGGAGGGCGGAAGGGTTATCCCGGGCGCTTCCACGGTGCATTTCGACGAAATTTCAAAAAAGAAAATTTTTGAATCAATTGATAAAATGGCGACGCCTTTGAAGCTGCTTAAAGAAAAATATCAGAATCTGAAGGACAGACTTGGGCATATTCCGACTATCATGGAATTTTACGAACAGGGCGAGATCGATCCAATAAAATTCATCGAATATACAAAGGAATCCTATCATTATTTTTTGCTTAAAAATGATAAAGACTATAAAATAAGATTTACCGAGAATCAGCATCGGCTTTTATCTTTTATATCCCAGATTCTCGCAAATGGAAAACGCCCGCATGAATTGCTGCTTTTAAGATCGCTGATCGATAGCGGAAAAGTTGATGTCGAATATCTGAAAAACGGACTTGCCAAATTAGGCCGTAAATATTCTGAAAAAGATTTTAGGTCTGCGGTCGATATGCTGCGGATGTCATGGATCAATTCGCCTGCGGACAAGAAGAAATATGAGAGAATAGAGATTTTAGATAAAAATTTCTTAAAAAGCGGAACGTTGACGAGGGCAAGCAGCTATGCAGATTTGATTGCGGATTTATTATTCAGGGATGAATTGAATGATCTGATAAATTATGGCCTCGCCAGATATGAGGACCTTTATAAAAATACAGATGAATATGGTTTGGTACTTTATCAGAAATATTCTAGAAAAGATGTTTGCCGATTGCTTAACTGGGCGAAGGATGACAGTTCGACACTGTATGGTTATAGATATAAACACGGCACCTGCCCGATTTTTGTAACGTATGAAAAGAAGGAAGATATTTCAGCAACCACCCGTTATGAGGATCAGTTTATAAATGATCAGCTTTTCAGCTGGATGACCAGGAGCAGGGTAAGTCTGGAAAGTCCGGAGAGTCAAAGCATAATTCACTCTCAGGAAAATCATGAACATATCTTTTTATTTATAAAAAAGAGTGATGGTGAAGGAACTGATTTTTACTATATGGGAGAGGTGAGGCCGATTGATTATGAAGAGACGACGATCTCAGACGCTAACGGTGCAAAACTTCCAATAATGAATTTCAAGATGAAGCTGGATATGCCGGTGAGACAGGATATTTATGATTATCTGACGAAATAA